A section of the Roseivirga sp. BDSF3-8 genome encodes:
- a CDS encoding DNA adenine methylase, translating to MKRRSETRDAKNPKIPHLLKYMGSKREIIDFVKSSVDRLNVNTNWFCDLFSGTGVVAGSFKGIYNIHANDIQSYSAILAQTYLLNLKNTVSPLAVKEIHSKLLERLSHFHSKYPFNFDYSEATSLNDFVELEQAQQNLIQKTFKDDFHLFTRYYSGTYWSFEQCMWIDAMRAIAEEYKDKPHYYVILSCLIFSMSYTSQSTGHYAQYRDANTESSMNDIIIYRKKDLWPYFERKFIELTTSINGGASEFKTTTLDYIDCLRIIEKGSIVYADPPYQSVHYSRFYHILETLVRYDYPKVLFKGRYRDDRHQSPFCKKKTVEGAFTHLFEGVKFRDAHLVLSYSDTGMISLEDILNISEKTLNQGYERQVLDIDHIHSKMGRSDIRHHDVKEYAILFKRI from the coding sequence ATGAAGCGAAGATCTGAAACGCGAGATGCCAAAAACCCTAAGATTCCTCATCTTTTGAAGTATATGGGTTCAAAACGGGAGATAATTGATTTTGTAAAATCTTCTGTCGATAGACTTAACGTCAATACAAATTGGTTTTGTGATCTTTTCTCAGGGACAGGTGTAGTAGCTGGATCTTTTAAGGGGATATACAATATTCATGCAAATGACATCCAAAGCTATTCTGCCATTCTCGCTCAAACCTATCTATTAAATTTAAAAAATACAGTAAGTCCACTAGCAGTTAAAGAGATACATAGCAAATTATTAGAGCGCCTTTCTCATTTTCATTCTAAATACCCTTTTAATTTTGACTACAGTGAAGCTACCAGTTTGAATGACTTTGTAGAGCTCGAACAAGCTCAGCAAAACCTGATACAAAAGACCTTCAAAGATGATTTTCATTTATTCACCAGATACTATTCAGGGACATATTGGTCTTTTGAACAATGTATGTGGATAGATGCAATGCGTGCCATAGCTGAAGAATATAAGGACAAACCACACTACTATGTAATCTTATCCTGTTTGATTTTTTCAATGTCTTATACTTCTCAAAGTACAGGACACTATGCGCAGTATAGAGATGCTAATACTGAAAGTTCCATGAATGATATTATCATCTATAGGAAGAAAGACTTATGGCCTTATTTCGAAAGAAAATTTATAGAATTAACTACCTCCATAAATGGAGGTGCCTCTGAGTTCAAGACCACCACATTAGATTACATCGACTGCCTCCGAATAATTGAAAAAGGATCTATTGTGTATGCAGACCCACCTTATCAGTCAGTGCATTATTCACGTTTCTATCATATATTAGAAACCCTTGTAAGGTATGATTATCCAAAGGTCCTTTTTAAAGGGCGTTATAGAGATGATCGCCATCAATCTCCCTTTTGCAAGAAAAAAACGGTAGAGGGTGCATTCACGCATCTATTTGAAGGTGTAAAATTTAGGGATGCTCATTTGGTGTTAAGTTACAGCGATACCGGCATGATATCACTAGAGGATATTCTGAACATTTCAGAAAAGACGCTAAATCAAGGTTATGAAAGGCAGGTCCTTGATATTGACCACATTCATAGTAAAATGGGGCGAAGTGACATTAGACATCATGATGTGAAAGAATACGCTATCCTTTTTAAACGTATTTAA
- a CDS encoding phosphoribosylglycinamide formyltransferase — translation MHKIAVFASGSGSNARKIFEHFKDHPEISVTLLLSNKPNAPVMQHAKDMRIPALSFTREDLYENGRVLDLLREFKIDFIALAGFLWLVPHSLTSAYPDRIVNIHPALLPKYGGKGMYGMNVHRAVKEAAEAVSGMTIHLVNEKYDEGKVLFQATTDLEPADAPEDIAAKVLALEHRHYPQVIQTYIENNL, via the coding sequence ATGCATAAGATCGCCGTATTTGCCTCCGGTTCAGGCTCCAATGCCCGGAAGATATTCGAACACTTCAAAGACCATCCTGAAATTAGTGTCACCCTGCTCCTGAGCAATAAGCCCAACGCCCCCGTTATGCAGCATGCTAAAGACATGCGCATACCCGCCCTCTCCTTCACCAGGGAAGACCTCTACGAGAACGGCCGGGTGCTCGACCTGCTCCGGGAGTTTAAAATAGACTTCATAGCCCTCGCAGGCTTTCTATGGCTGGTACCCCACTCCCTCACCAGCGCCTATCCCGACAGGATTGTCAACATTCACCCCGCCCTCCTGCCCAAGTACGGCGGTAAAGGCATGTACGGCATGAATGTACACCGCGCCGTAAAAGAAGCCGCCGAGGCCGTGTCCGGCATGACCATACACCTCGTAAATGAAAAGTATGATGAAGGCAAGGTACTCTTTCAGGCCACTACCGACCTTGAGCCCGCCGATGCGCCCGAAGACATCGCCGCTAAGGTGCTGGCGCTGGAACATCGCCATTATCCTCAAGTCATACAGACTTACATTGAGAATAATTTATAA
- a CDS encoding geranylgeranylglycerol-phosphate geranylgeranyltransferase yields the protein MTKSPTAKAHPPMAAPHSDQRKSFGPEPPADPGLRGFWHMVARLIRVQNLGIIVLTQYMAALFLAGEPPQWKRYLLDPDLFLISLSTICIAAAGYIINDYYDVKIDYINKPDKVVIGKGLTRRKAMLAHTILNFAGVAMAILVSWQIGLIHLTSSFLLWLYSNQLKRIAFVGNFTVALLTAASLLVIAVHYPYHPFLITTYAIYAFSITLVREIIKDLEDVRGDRSFGCKTLPIVWGMRKTKSFLYVLCGLFIFILFYMASYLQNTVLNIYFLLLIVPITLFVYKLVYADTRRAFGTLSTYCKLLMLSGILSMIFF from the coding sequence GTGACAAAAAGCCCCACCGCCAAGGCACACCCCCCTATGGCCGCCCCCCATAGCGACCAGAGGAAATCCTTTGGCCCTGAGCCTCCTGCAGACCCGGGGCTCCGGGGCTTCTGGCACATGGTCGCGCGCCTCATTCGCGTGCAGAACCTCGGCATCATAGTCCTTACCCAGTACATGGCCGCCCTCTTTCTCGCAGGCGAGCCCCCACAGTGGAAGCGCTACCTCCTCGATCCCGACCTCTTCCTTATCTCACTCAGCACCATTTGCATCGCAGCCGCAGGCTACATCATAAACGATTACTATGATGTCAAGATCGATTACATCAATAAGCCCGATAAGGTAGTCATAGGCAAAGGCCTCACCAGGCGCAAAGCCATGCTCGCCCATACCATACTCAATTTTGCCGGAGTCGCTATGGCCATACTCGTCTCCTGGCAGATAGGCCTCATACACCTTACCTCCAGCTTCCTCCTCTGGCTATACAGCAATCAGCTCAAGCGCATTGCCTTTGTCGGCAACTTCACCGTGGCACTCCTCACCGCAGCCAGCCTCCTCGTCATAGCCGTTCACTACCCCTATCACCCCTTTCTCATCACCACCTACGCCATATACGCCTTTTCCATCACCCTCGTAAGAGAGATCATCAAAGACCTTGAAGACGTACGCGGCGACAGAAGCTTCGGCTGTAAGACCCTCCCCATAGTCTGGGGCATGAGAAAGACCAAAAGCTTCCTCTATGTCCTCTGTGGCCTCTTTATATTCATTCTTTTTTACATGGCCTCCTATCTGCAAAACACTGTGCTCAATATATACTTTCTATTACTGATCGTGCCCATTACCCTATTCGTATACAAGCTCGTGTATGCCGATACCAGGCGCGCCTTCGGTACACTCAGTACCTACTGCAAGCTATTGATGCTAAGCGGTATACTGAGCATGATATTTTTTTAA
- a CDS encoding tetratricopeptide repeat protein — protein MRPRYIFFLFVWVMFSCTDIDKTEEDLSKTHFQRGKTALEAEDIPGAIENLELADNFSEEGNFQEDIRYNLAYAYYYSASYEQALSVLNDLPGELDVLWLKGLCLRYNEQYDEAIQAFNEAITLLPADSKQVLDLKNWIANCYIDKGNIQEAIDVLESIAQTDNNSHIITEVKTNLGFALIQVASYQESIQILEEALATEEMTMAKINLAEAYYRHGDAPRAATLVEEVLAHPDLTIREQDLAQLLKAEMAGADITYLRDRLSQHDKSAEVTRVHAQKGYQAAEARLQNLEERRAANNRQLAFIILGGIALLAAMQFAFYTIRYRNKVRYMRERIGYLLDLDSDHTQT, from the coding sequence ATGAGACCACGCTATATTTTTTTTCTATTTGTATGGGTAATGTTTTCCTGTACCGATATTGATAAGACTGAAGAAGACCTTTCCAAGACCCACTTTCAAAGAGGAAAAACAGCTCTTGAAGCAGAAGATATTCCCGGAGCGATTGAGAATTTAGAGCTTGCAGATAATTTTTCAGAAGAGGGAAACTTTCAGGAAGATATACGATATAACCTGGCCTATGCCTATTACTATAGCGCTTCCTATGAGCAGGCCTTATCTGTATTAAATGATCTGCCCGGTGAATTAGACGTGCTTTGGCTTAAAGGACTATGCTTAAGATACAATGAGCAATACGACGAAGCCATCCAAGCCTTTAATGAGGCCATCACGCTGTTACCCGCAGACTCAAAGCAGGTATTAGACCTTAAAAACTGGATTGCCAATTGCTATATCGATAAGGGAAATATTCAAGAGGCCATTGATGTATTAGAATCAATTGCGCAGACGGATAATAATAGCCACATCATTACAGAGGTCAAAACTAATTTGGGCTTTGCATTGATACAGGTAGCCTCTTATCAGGAGTCAATTCAAATACTTGAAGAGGCCCTTGCCACTGAGGAAATGACCATGGCTAAAATCAACCTCGCCGAAGCCTATTATCGCCATGGCGATGCCCCCCGGGCTGCCACCCTCGTAGAAGAAGTACTCGCCCACCCAGACCTTACCATCCGTGAGCAGGACCTCGCCCAGTTGCTCAAAGCCGAAATGGCCGGTGCAGACATCACCTACCTCAGGGACCGCCTCAGCCAGCACGACAAGAGCGCCGAAGTCACCCGCGTGCATGCCCAAAAAGGCTACCAGGCCGCCGAGGCCCGCCTGCAAAACCTCGAAGAGCGCCGCGCCGCCAATAACCGCCAGCTCGCCTTCATCATACTCGGAGGCATTGCCCTGCTCGCCGCCATGCAGTTCGCCTTCTACACCATCCGTTACCGCAACAAAGTCCGCTACATGCGCGAGCGCATCGGCTACCTCCTCGACCTCGACAGCGACCACACCCAAACCTGA
- a CDS encoding Rossmann-like and DUF2520 domain-containing protein, producing the protein MAGKYELTIIGAGNLAWHVAPAFERLGHVVREVYSRDIRNAEKLATRLESATPVESLDFSESTARIFLIASSDDAVPELVSRLILPERALLAHTSGALSIDVLDHPGAWARGVFYPIQTFSKEKDVNFEGIPVCIEATNEEAEEYLINMAHSISKKVYRVESRDRLSLHVAAVFACNFTNHMLRASAEILQGQDLKLDMLKPLIRETLNNSLEISPEKAQTGPARRGDRQTIAKHMDFLNQSPDKARLYKLISEDILQTYTHHHE; encoded by the coding sequence ATGGCAGGAAAGTACGAACTCACCATTATCGGCGCAGGCAACCTTGCCTGGCATGTCGCCCCCGCATTTGAGCGGCTAGGCCATGTAGTCCGTGAAGTATATAGCAGAGATATCAGGAATGCAGAAAAGCTTGCCACCAGGCTCGAATCCGCCACCCCTGTAGAGTCCCTTGACTTCAGCGAAAGCACCGCCCGCATATTTCTCATTGCCAGCAGCGACGACGCCGTCCCCGAGCTCGTCAGCCGCCTCATATTACCTGAGCGCGCCCTGCTTGCCCATACTTCCGGCGCTCTTAGTATAGATGTCCTTGACCATCCCGGTGCCTGGGCCAGGGGAGTATTTTACCCCATACAGACATTCTCAAAGGAAAAGGATGTGAACTTCGAAGGCATACCCGTGTGCATTGAGGCCACTAATGAGGAGGCTGAGGAATACCTTATCAATATGGCCCACTCCATCAGTAAGAAAGTCTACCGCGTAGAGAGCCGTGACCGCCTCAGTCTTCATGTAGCCGCTGTCTTTGCCTGTAATTTCACCAACCACATGCTACGCGCCAGTGCCGAGATACTCCAGGGCCAGGACCTCAAACTCGACATGCTTAAGCCCCTCATACGGGAAACGCTTAATAATAGCCTCGAGATCTCCCCCGAAAAGGCCCAGACCGGCCCTGCCCGCCGCGGTGACCGGCAAACTATTGCCAAACACATGGACTTTCTTAACCAAAGCCCCGATAAAGCCCGGCTGTATAAGCTCATCAGTGAAGACATCCTGCAGACCTATACCCATCACCACGAGTAA
- a CDS encoding helix-turn-helix transcriptional regulator encodes MERLQENIRILRKRNALKQEDVAGYLGITRAAYGMYETGSRDVPHEKQVLIAKFYDIPLHELQAGRIEKNVRSAGANPGVASLQSDELMQLNKMDLVSHCLALQKELDVARSRNQRLEQDREEIKRVLRGLMER; translated from the coding sequence ATGGAAAGGCTACAGGAAAACATCCGGATACTGCGAAAGCGCAACGCCCTGAAACAGGAGGACGTAGCCGGATACCTGGGCATTACGCGGGCGGCGTATGGTATGTACGAAACGGGCTCGCGGGATGTGCCGCATGAAAAGCAGGTGCTGATCGCGAAGTTCTATGACATACCTCTACATGAGCTACAGGCGGGTCGTATAGAAAAAAACGTACGAAGCGCAGGGGCTAATCCGGGAGTGGCCTCGCTGCAGAGTGACGAACTGATGCAGCTAAATAAGATGGACCTGGTGAGCCACTGCCTGGCGCTGCAAAAGGAACTGGATGTGGCCCGCAGCCGCAACCAAAGGCTGGAGCAGGACCGCGAGGAGATCAAGCGGGTGCTGAGGGGGCTGATGGAGAGGTAG
- a CDS encoding T9SS type A sorting domain-containing protein has translation MKNVTRSLLAMVAGLCFSLSALAQAEDEVHDRMRHIFAQVDPAYVPSNLLYDYGYNLADVAPYQGQPGTTAATDYLGWQALYASLYSMQFSSYTMEEPAVVHQRIMQSAIAVTETLGDNGVSSPVTMPVMDYAYQRFRTDGLPGGYVEIVNEQVVHKQGNPFTTAHAVAMVPRRNQLRGPSQTFVFVDSLYFTNTGAPLPALSVDLGDGSGYRSVSWNSPVAAWYGADGRKDIRLRMSHADGTLREAYTQVQISGVPALAKSAPATRYAGNPRDVEVFSFLEPEAVVTRVYANNDGVLRKPFIVVEGFDPWHLIAPDDPTQNYDVDNFLEQPSGVSAVVNLDYPGQRLSDFLEENGYDIVFVDWVDGSDIYSPNMNILLQVIQAVNDDKAAAGSTEPNVMLGLSMGGIQGANAMLLAEEKDYDHQISLFINNDVPYQGANIPVAFQLGLKHVAGLKLKVGPLGLIGKKLVVREMLPAIQMGMDVLNSYGANSLLRYQARNEGNTVALDADPIDLRGLEFTRQYPFVDPARTRMVALANGHECGDRQAFAAGTSLFQLSGTYSLPYLWNLLGTALTPLTSRPGLFVLGPVTTQNDLKWDIKLNALPDDGPARIYRNKVWMEKKILWTIPVSQALTDVNIDSKAGMLPLDNAPGGTMGMSAVDEEVPEEVLKLLPVTEFSFVPTVSALDVQEPDGSLPPQEALYLRYSGTAAMPTGLQTPMVNYITENVTNQPHLLLSQTKGRWLADELEGLSLGQPCAGRCGWRPEVSLPGTVCSGDEVTLSVNNPFGFPLTWITDERLEVIAESGNTLTVRTAEGMTGLSYPVTVELDAGDCGIYSTPVAHLTVGDLDQQALSGELQGSSTLSLDSETTFYVSAVSNVESYEWLVPEGWQVQNLGWKANITPTTTGPARVMVKLRNGCNFATDYIDVCVSGNGYSCGGSSEPCGTVTDPCEGPGNPTERSVLPEFYPNPAGNMITVRFPPEAQQQPGRNLYRVRIRDNRMQTVLKQQNHERTSTLDVSGLPAGLYTIELWWKGGSVTEQLIID, from the coding sequence ATGAAAAACGTAACGCGTAGCCTGCTGGCTATGGTGGCCGGGCTGTGCTTTAGCCTCAGCGCCCTGGCCCAGGCAGAAGATGAGGTGCACGACCGCATGCGCCACATCTTTGCGCAGGTAGACCCGGCCTATGTGCCCAGTAACCTGCTCTATGACTATGGTTATAACCTCGCCGATGTGGCCCCCTACCAGGGCCAGCCCGGCACTACCGCCGCCACCGACTACCTCGGCTGGCAGGCCCTCTATGCCTCCCTGTACAGCATGCAGTTCAGCAGCTATACCATGGAAGAGCCCGCCGTGGTGCACCAGCGCATCATGCAGAGTGCCATAGCCGTCACCGAAACCCTGGGCGATAACGGCGTGAGCAGCCCGGTCACCATGCCCGTGATGGACTATGCCTACCAGCGCTTCCGCACCGATGGCCTGCCGGGAGGCTATGTGGAGATTGTCAATGAGCAGGTAGTCCATAAGCAGGGCAATCCGTTTACCACCGCCCACGCCGTGGCCATGGTCCCCCGCCGCAACCAACTCCGCGGCCCCTCCCAGACCTTTGTGTTTGTGGACAGCCTTTACTTTACTAACACCGGCGCGCCCCTTCCCGCCCTCAGCGTAGACCTGGGCGACGGCAGCGGCTACCGGTCCGTTAGCTGGAACAGCCCCGTGGCTGCCTGGTACGGGGCCGACGGCCGCAAGGACATCCGCCTGCGCATGAGCCATGCCGACGGCACCCTGCGCGAGGCCTATACCCAGGTGCAGATAAGCGGGGTACCCGCCCTGGCCAAGAGCGCCCCCGCCACCCGATACGCCGGCAACCCCCGCGACGTGGAGGTCTTCAGCTTCCTGGAGCCCGAGGCCGTCGTCACCCGCGTATACGCCAATAATGACGGCGTGCTGCGCAAGCCCTTTATTGTGGTGGAAGGCTTCGACCCCTGGCACCTGATCGCGCCGGACGACCCCACCCAGAATTATGACGTGGACAATTTTCTTGAGCAGCCTAGCGGGGTTTCTGCAGTTGTTAATCTGGATTATCCCGGTCAGCGCCTCTCCGACTTTCTGGAAGAGAACGGCTACGACATCGTGTTTGTGGACTGGGTCGACGGCAGCGACATCTACAGCCCCAATATGAACATACTGCTGCAGGTGATACAGGCCGTCAACGACGACAAAGCCGCTGCCGGCAGCACCGAGCCCAACGTCATGCTGGGCCTGAGCATGGGCGGCATACAGGGCGCCAATGCCATGCTCCTCGCCGAAGAGAAGGACTACGACCACCAGATAAGCCTCTTCATCAATAATGACGTGCCCTACCAGGGAGCAAACATACCTGTCGCCTTTCAGCTCGGCCTCAAGCACGTCGCCGGCCTCAAGCTGAAAGTAGGGCCCCTCGGCCTCATCGGCAAAAAGTTGGTCGTACGCGAAATGCTCCCCGCCATACAAATGGGCATGGACGTGCTGAACTCCTACGGCGCCAACTCCCTGCTCCGCTACCAGGCCCGTAACGAAGGCAACACCGTGGCCCTCGATGCCGACCCCATTGACCTGCGGGGACTTGAGTTTACCCGGCAGTATCCCTTTGTAGATCCCGCCCGCACCCGCATGGTCGCCCTGGCTAACGGGCATGAGTGCGGCGACCGCCAGGCCTTTGCCGCCGGCACCTCCCTTTTTCAACTCAGTGGCACCTACAGCCTGCCCTACCTGTGGAACCTGCTCGGTACGGCCCTGACGCCCCTCACCAGCCGCCCTGGGCTGTTTGTACTGGGGCCGGTGACCACCCAAAACGACCTGAAGTGGGACATCAAACTCAATGCCCTGCCCGATGACGGCCCTGCGCGCATATACCGCAACAAGGTATGGATGGAGAAAAAAATCCTGTGGACCATACCCGTGAGCCAGGCGCTAACGGACGTGAACATCGACAGTAAGGCCGGCATGCTGCCGCTGGACAATGCCCCCGGCGGCACCATGGGCATGAGCGCCGTGGATGAGGAAGTACCCGAAGAGGTGCTGAAGCTGCTGCCCGTGACCGAGTTCAGCTTTGTGCCTACCGTAAGCGCCCTGGACGTGCAGGAGCCGGACGGCAGCCTGCCCCCGCAGGAGGCGCTCTACCTGCGCTACAGCGGTACGGCGGCCATGCCCACCGGCCTGCAAACTCCCATGGTCAACTACATTACCGAGAACGTCACCAACCAGCCCCACCTGCTGCTGTCCCAGACAAAAGGCCGGTGGCTGGCGGACGAGCTGGAAGGCCTCAGCCTCGGCCAGCCCTGCGCAGGCCGCTGCGGCTGGCGGCCGGAGGTAAGCCTGCCCGGCACCGTGTGCAGCGGCGATGAGGTCACCCTGTCCGTCAATAACCCCTTCGGCTTTCCCCTCACCTGGATCACCGATGAGCGCTTAGAGGTCATCGCCGAAAGCGGCAATACCCTCACCGTACGTACCGCCGAAGGCATGACCGGCCTCAGCTACCCCGTCACCGTAGAACTGGATGCCGGCGACTGCGGCATCTACAGCACCCCGGTTGCCCACCTCACCGTGGGCGACCTGGACCAGCAGGCCCTGAGCGGCGAGCTGCAGGGCAGTAGTACCCTGTCGCTGGACTCCGAGACCACCTTTTACGTCTCTGCCGTGAGTAATGTAGAAAGCTACGAGTGGCTGGTGCCCGAAGGCTGGCAGGTACAAAACCTGGGCTGGAAGGCCAACATCACCCCCACCACCACCGGCCCCGCCCGGGTGATGGTCAAGCTGCGCAACGGCTGCAACTTCGCCACCGACTACATCGATGTATGCGTCAGCGGCAATGGCTATAGCTGCGGAGGTTCGTCTGAGCCCTGCGGTACGGTCACAGACCCCTGCGAAGGGCCGGGCAACCCCACCGAGCGCAGCGTGCTGCCGGAGTTTTATCCTAATCCGGCGGGGAATATGATTACCGTACGCTTTCCGCCGGAGGCGCAGCAGCAGCCCGGCCGTAACCTCTACCGCGTGCGGATACGCGATAACCGCATGCAGACGGTACTAAAGCAGCAGAACCACGAGCGCACAAGCACCCTGGATGTGAGCGGCCTGCCTGCAGGCCTGTACACCATCGAGCTATGGTGGAAGGGCGGCTCCGTGACCGAGCAGCTTATTATAGACTAA
- a CDS encoding DGQHR domain-containing protein: MAKLRDISSLTASWTKYSAVQVLNSISSEEELNKYLKKEVELDEPILRKFLGIKKLSDPIPQYWLDLQKYPNQKRLFGLLAAIFTHYQNIEDFAEIHSTGDMKGVLIMQRGKNYTNLRSALVESGAAPNSSRRKDEVPYDLTPLYERGAVGKLFKQLLFERLSRVGYTKKELENDFYAICYGHKFHNAISLTKEAFKDWLEGKSLIDSSLKYNLEQLKKYQKIQAFRVNQWLSEWNTIEFNSDELRAKPEPNFYMFKMDARLLKRLSDVHRRKAEKSRSEDHNTQRAHSTSRSEEIHNYIHGGFPWSTISRNQQESSEYRDLKMPGILPTAIIANILGPEAERGSSIMKQSDLIKVPNTDADIIELTLPDDVFNEEWDPDLKPMEIIDGQHRLWAFDENEEVNGSYELPVVAYYNLDRAWQAYLFYTINIKPVKINTSLGYDLYPLLRTQKWLESSKEGLIFYRENRAQELVEALWSYKESPWKNRIKMLGEGDGNISQSAFIRALTNSFFKKTVEQTSRGMGGLFSDIIKHGQKIQVITWNRTQQAGFLILIWDLIAHSVDEDKCKEEWAISIRKNEKREDFVDVLDPAFTSKNSLLSRDQGVRGISMFANDFFYSLADSDEWNLNEIEWEDDLDDKAIESESIDKAISEFKSHSLYTVMQAFAKEIPKLDWRTASADFADNPEQKDKQMKYKGGSGYKEVWNSLAQIFMKSSNNVIRKQAEKLEQFIR, from the coding sequence ATGGCAAAGCTTAGAGACATTTCCAGCTTAACAGCTTCTTGGACAAAATACAGCGCTGTCCAAGTGTTAAATAGTATTTCGAGTGAGGAAGAGCTTAATAAATACCTTAAGAAGGAAGTTGAACTGGATGAACCTATTCTTAGGAAATTCCTTGGAATAAAAAAGCTCTCAGACCCCATTCCACAATATTGGTTGGATCTGCAAAAATACCCTAACCAAAAACGCCTTTTTGGACTTCTAGCAGCAATTTTCACTCATTATCAGAACATCGAGGATTTTGCCGAAATTCATTCAACTGGTGATATGAAAGGGGTTCTAATAATGCAAAGAGGAAAGAATTATACCAACCTCAGGAGTGCGTTGGTCGAATCTGGCGCTGCTCCTAATAGTTCTAGGCGAAAAGATGAGGTTCCTTATGATCTGACCCCACTATATGAGAGAGGAGCGGTAGGGAAGTTATTTAAGCAATTACTCTTCGAAAGGCTGAGCAGGGTTGGCTACACAAAGAAAGAGTTAGAAAATGATTTTTATGCCATTTGCTATGGGCACAAATTTCATAATGCAATTAGCCTTACCAAAGAGGCATTTAAAGACTGGTTAGAAGGAAAAAGCTTAATAGATAGTAGCTTAAAATACAATCTTGAACAGTTAAAAAAGTATCAAAAAATACAAGCATTTAGGGTTAATCAGTGGCTCTCCGAATGGAATACTATAGAGTTTAACTCAGATGAACTAAGGGCCAAGCCAGAACCGAATTTCTACATGTTTAAGATGGATGCACGTTTATTGAAACGTTTGTCAGATGTTCATCGAAGAAAAGCAGAGAAATCGCGGTCAGAGGATCATAATACCCAAAGAGCACATAGTACCTCTCGATCAGAAGAGATTCATAATTATATACATGGAGGTTTTCCTTGGTCAACTATCTCGAGAAACCAACAGGAATCGTCTGAATACAGAGATTTGAAAATGCCAGGCATTCTTCCTACAGCCATAATTGCAAATATTCTTGGACCAGAAGCCGAAAGAGGTTCTAGTATCATGAAGCAGTCTGATTTAATCAAAGTACCAAATACAGATGCTGACATAATCGAGCTAACTCTTCCAGACGATGTTTTTAATGAAGAATGGGACCCTGATTTGAAACCCATGGAAATTATAGATGGGCAACATCGCTTATGGGCTTTTGATGAAAACGAAGAAGTTAATGGTAGTTATGAACTACCGGTAGTCGCATATTATAATCTAGATCGAGCTTGGCAGGCTTATTTGTTTTATACTATTAATATCAAGCCTGTAAAAATAAATACTAGTTTGGGGTATGACCTCTACCCACTATTGAGAACCCAAAAATGGCTAGAAAGCTCCAAGGAAGGTCTTATTTTCTACAGAGAAAATAGGGCACAGGAGCTAGTTGAAGCTCTTTGGTCATATAAAGAAAGCCCATGGAAAAACCGTATAAAGATGCTTGGCGAAGGAGATGGTAATATAAGCCAATCAGCATTTATTCGTGCATTAACAAATTCATTTTTCAAGAAAACCGTTGAACAAACCTCTCGGGGAATGGGTGGTCTATTTTCCGATATTATTAAGCATGGCCAAAAAATTCAAGTTATCACGTGGAACCGAACCCAACAAGCTGGATTTCTTATTCTTATATGGGACTTAATTGCCCATTCAGTTGATGAAGATAAATGCAAAGAAGAATGGGCTATTAGCATTCGAAAAAATGAAAAAAGGGAAGACTTTGTAGATGTTTTAGATCCTGCTTTTACCTCAAAAAACTCTCTCTTATCGAGAGATCAGGGCGTTAGAGGTATATCAATGTTTGCCAATGACTTTTTCTATTCTTTGGCGGATTCAGATGAATGGAATTTGAATGAAATTGAATGGGAAGATGATCTGGATGATAAAGCAATCGAAAGTGAAAGTATTGATAAAGCGATCAGTGAATTTAAATCACATTCTTTATATACGGTAATGCAAGCTTTTGCCAAAGAAATTCCAAAATTAGATTGGCGAACAGCTTCAGCAGACTTTGCTGACAATCCAGAACAGAAAGATAAACAAATGAAATACAAAGGAGGAAGTGGCTACAAAGAGGTTTGGAACTCCTTAGCCCAAATATTTATGAAATCTTCTAATAATGTTATTAGAAAGCAGGCAGAAAAGCTAGAACAATTCATTCGATGA